The Streptomyces sp. ICC1 DNA window CCCGCGCCGACCGAGCTGACCTCTGCCGCCCTCCTCAAGGGCATCCTCGAGACGTTCTAGTCCCCACCGCACGACGCACCACGCACCACGCACGACGCACCACGCGAAGGGCCCGGGATCCATGCGGATCCCGGGCCCTTCGTCGAGCAAGAAGACCTGGACGACCTAGCGCGCGGCGTCCGGGTGGACCGCCTCCGCGACCGGCTTGGCGTCGGCCGGCTTCGTCTCCACCGGCTTGCGCAGCGCGATGTTCAGCTCGCGCAGGCGGGACTCCTCCAGGACGGTGGGCGCGCCCATCATCAGGTCCTGGGCGTTGCCGTTCAGCGGGAAGGCGATGGTCTCGCGGATGTTCGGCTCGTCGGCCAGCAGCATCACGATGCGGTCGACGCCCGGGGCGATGCCACCGTGCGGCGGGGCGCCGAGGCGGAACGCGCGGAGCATGCCCGCGAACTCGCGCTCGACGGTCTCCGCCTCGTAGCCCGCGATCTCGAAGGCCTTCAGCATGACCTCGGGCTCGTGGTTGCGGATGGCGCCGGAGGACAGCTCGATGCCGTTGCAGACGATGTCGTACTGCCACGCCAGGATGTCGAGCGGGTCCTTCTCCTCCAGGTCCTTCATGCCGCCCTGCGGCATGGAGAACGGGTTGTGGGAGAAGTCGATCTTGCCGGTCTCCTCGTCCTTCTCGTACATCGGGAAGTCGACGATCCAGCAGAACCGGAAGACGTCCTCCTCGAACTGCCCGGCGCGCTTGGACGCCTCGACGCGGACGCCCGCCATGATCTTGGAGACCTCGTCGAACTCGCCCGCGCCGAAGAACACGGCGTGGCCGGCGGCCAGGCCGAGGCGCTCGGTGAGGACCTTGACGTTCTCCTCGGTGAGGAACTTGGCGATCGGGCCGGTCAGCGCGCCGTCCTCGCCCACGCGGACCCAGGCCAGGCCCTTGGCGCCCAGCGAGATCGCGTACTCGCCGAGGCCGTCGAAGAACTTGCGCGGCTGGCCGGCGGTGTCCGGGACGGCCAGGGCACGCACGTGCTTGCCGGCGAACGCCTTGAACTCCGAGCCCTCGAACACGTCGGTGATGTCGACGAGCTCCAGCTTGGAGCGCAGGTCGGGCTTGTCGTTGCCGTACTTGAGCATCGACTCGCGGAACGGGATCCGCGGGAAGGGCGAGGTGACCGCGCGGCCCTTGCCGAACTCGGTGAAGATCTCCGTCATCAGCCGCTCGATCGGCTGGAAGACGTCCTCCTGCTCGACGAAGGACATCTCGACGTCGAGCTGGTAGAACTCGCCCGGCGAGCGGTCGGCACGGGCGTCCTCGTCGCGGAAGCAGGGCGCGATCTGGAAGTACCGGTCGAAGCCGGAGATCATCAGCAGCTGCTTGAACTGCTGCGGCGCCTGCGGGAGCGCGTAGAACTTGCCCGGGTTCAGGCGGGACGGCACCACGAAGTCACGGGCGCCCTCGGGGGAGGTCGCGGTGAGGATCGGGGTCGCCATCTCGTTGAAGCCGAGGGCCACCATCTTGGAGCGGATGGAGGCGATGACGGCCGAGCGCAGCATGATGTTGCGGTGCATGCGCTCGCGGCGCAGGTCGAGGAAGCGGTACTCCAGGCGCCGCTCCTCGTTCACCCCGTCGTCGGTGTTGATGGTGAAGGGCAGCGGGGCGGAGGCGCCGAGCACCTCGACCGCGGTGACCTCGACCTCGACGTCGCCGGTGGCGAGCTCGGGGTTGACGTTGTCCGCGCCGCGGGAGACGACCTTGCCGTCGATGCGGACGACGGTCTCCTTGGTGACGCTGCTGAGCGCCTCGTTCGCGGCGGTGCCGGGACGGGCGACGAGCTGCGTGATGCCGTAGTGGTCACGCAGATCGATGAAGAGGATGCCGCCCAGGTCTCGACGATTGTGCAGCCAGCCACTCAGCCGGACGTCGGAGGCGACGTCGGAGGCACGAAGCTCGCCGCACGTGTGGGACCTGTACCGATGCATCAGTCATCCAGTTCTACGTGATACCAGGGTGGATTCAACCGTGCCAAGGTTACCGTCCGGGGCGGACCCCCGTGCGGGCGTGCCCGCACCGGGGTGGTGAACAGGCACGTCACGGGTATGACCTGTAAAGATGACCGGGTGCGCACAGAGGACGTCCTGGCCGCCATCGCGACCGGTTTGTGGCGATGGGACAACGCCTCCGGGACGGTCACCCTCGACGGCGAGGCCGCCCGGCTGCTCGGGCTGCCCGCCGAGCCCGTCGCGCTGCCCGAGGTCGCCGTGCGCTCCCGCTTCCACCCGGTGGACTGGAACGAGATCAACGGCATCGTGAACCTCGCGGTCGCCGAGGGCACCCTCGCCGAGGCCCGGCTGCGGATCATGGACGAGGACGGGCGGGTGCTACGCACCGTACGGAGCCGCTCGAAGCCGCTGGAGAACCGCAGCCCGGACGGCCGCGTCGACTACGAGCTGATCGGCACCATCCAGGAGATCGCCGAGGCGCAGCCCGGCACCACGGCCGTGCACACCCCGATCACCGGCGACTGGCGCCGCTCGCGCGAGGCGTTCCTGCTCGACGCCGGGCGGGCGCTGGCCGAGGCCCGCTCCACCTCCGAGGTGCTGCGGGTGGCGGCCTCGCTGTCGATGCCCGGCTTCATCCCCGACGGGCTGGCCGTCTTCGGCGTGGCCGGCACCCGGCTGTCGATCATCGGGCACCACGGGCACGACGTGGGGGACGAGGGTCCCTTCGCGGACATGCCGGTGGACACGGACTATCCGGCCGCGGAGGTCGTCCGTACCGGCCGGGCGATCTACCTCCCCAGCCCCGAGGACTACAAACGGCGCTTCCCGGCCACCTGGCCGCTCGCCCAGCGCTTCGACCGGATCTCCTGGGCCTTCCTGCCGCTGATCGTCGCCGGGCGGACCATGGGCGCCTGGATGGCCGCGTTCAAGCACCCGGTGTCCTTCTCGCCCGACGAGCGGTCCGTCCTGACGACCGTGGCCCGGATGCTCGCGCAGGCCCTCCAGCGGGCCGGTGTGGCCGAATCCGAGCGGGAACTCACCACCGGCCTGCAACGGTCGATGATGCCCCAGCTGGGCCCCGAGATCCCGGGCATGACGATCGCCGCCCGCTACGTGCCGACCGGCGGCGGGCTCCAGGTCGGCGGCGACTGGTACGACATGATCCCGCTGCCGTCGGGACGGTTCGCGCTGGTCATCGGCGACGTGCAGGGCCACGACGTCCGGGCGGCCGGGCTCATGGGCCAACTGCGGATCGCGGTGCGCGCGTACGCCTCGGAGGGCCACCGGCCGGACGCGGTGCTCTCCCGGGCCTCCCGCTTCCTGGCGGGGCTGTGCTCGGAGCAGGACACGGGCTCGGACTCCGGCGAGGACGCCGACTTCCTGAGCCCGCGCTTCGCGACCTGCCTGTACGTGGAGTGCGATCCGCAGACCGGACTGCTGGAGGTGGCCCGCGCCGGGCACCCCGACCCGGCGATCCGGATGACGGACGGCACGGTCCTGATGCGGCCCACGGCGGGCGGACTGCCGCTGGGCATCGTGCCGGACACCGACTATCCGACGACGCGCTTCACCCTGGAGCCCGGCGAGACGATGATGCTGTGCACCGACGGGCTCATCGAGACGGGCGGGCACGACCTCGACACGGGCTGGGCGCGGCTGCGGGCGATCCTGGAGTCGGAGACCCCCGATCCGCAGGACTCCGGTCCCGGCCACCTGGAGACCCAGCACCTCGAAAGACTCGCGGACCTGCTGGTCCAGGCGGTCCACGGCCCGTCCTCGCACCACACCACCGGACCGCTGGCCGACCGGCGCGAGGACGACATAGCCGTGGTCCTGCTGTGCCGCGAGGGCGCGGGCTGCGGCTGCGAGAGCCCGCTGCTGCACCCTTCGCGCCCGGCCCGGCGCACCATGCTCACCGTCGCGCAGGCGGAGCCGGAGCGGGTCGCGGGCGTGCGCCAGCAGATCCGGGAGCTGCTGCACGACTGGGCGGACGCGGAGCAGGTCGACGCGGCGGTGCTGATGGTCTCCGAAATGGTGACGAACGTACTGGTCCACACGGACGGGGACGCGCTGCTGATGGCGCAGGCGGTCGGCGAGCTCGGCTCGCGCCGGCTGCGGGTGGAGGTGGCGGACGCCTCCGACGAGCTGCCGCACAAGCGGCAGCCGGGTGAGATGGCGTCGAGCGGGCGGGGCGTGCTCCTGCTGGAGATGCTGGCGGACCTCTGGGGCGTCGACCCGCGCGGCGAGGGCAAGTCCACCTGGTTCGAGCTGGTGGAGCGCTCGAAACCCGATTCCGACCCGCTGGACTGAGCCCCGGGCGGCGGGCCCCCGCCGTGCTTGGATACAGCCGTGCCGACTTCCCTGCTGCCCGAGCCCGTGCGCCGAGTCGCCGCCTGGTGCCTCGTCGTCCTCCTCGTCGCCGCCGTGCTGGCCCTCTTCGTATGGCTGTGCACCGTCTTTAGGACGGTCGTCACGCCCGTCCTGCTCGCCGTGCTCGGCACGGCCCTGCTCGGGCCGCTGCACCGGCGGCTGGTCGGCATGAAGGTCAACCGCTCGCTCGCCGCGGCCCTCACCTGCCTGGCCGTGGTCGCGGTGGTCGGCGGGGCCTCGTACGTCGTCGTCCTCGCGCTCATCGAGACCGGCGACCAGATCATCGACTCCCTGAAGCGGGCCGGCAAGGGCCTCGCGGACCACTTCGGGGCGCTCGGGACCTCCGTCGAGGACATCGCCGAGAACTCCAAGGACCTGCTCACCAAGTTCGGCGGCACGGCCGCCTCCGGCGTGGTCGCGGGGCTCAGCGTGGTCGGGACGATGATCGCGACGGCCCTGCTGGCCCTGGTCCTGATCTTCTTCTTCCTCCGCGACTCCCACCGGGCCGTGGGAACGCTGCGCTCCATGGTGCCGAGCAGCGCGGGCGACCCGATGGAGGCGATGGGGCGGCGCGCCTACGGGGCCGTCGAGGGCTTCATGCGCGGGACCACCTTCGTGGCCCTGGTCGACGCCGTGCTGATCGGCGCGGGCCTGCTGGTCCTGGACGTGCCGGGCGCCGTGGGCCTGGCCGCCCTGGTGTTCGTCACCGCCTACATCCCCTACCTCGGCGCCTTCCTCTCCGGCGCCGTGGCGGTCCTCGTCGCCCTCGCCGACCGGGGCTGGGTGATCGGCCTGTGGGCGCTGGGCCTGGTGCTGGCGGTCCAGATGATCGAGGGGTACGTGCTCCAGCCCCTGGTGCAGAGCCGCACGGTGCAGATGCATCCGGCGGTGGTCATGCTCGCGATCACCGCCGGGGCGAGCGTCGCCGGCATCCTGGGGATGCTGCTCGCCGTGCCGCTGACCGCGGCCGTCTTCGGGATCATCTCCGAACTGCGCACCCGGTACGAGACGGGTCCGGCGCAGGTCCCCCCGACCGCCTGACGCCCCGCCCCGCCCCGCCCGGCCACCTGGTGTCCTGGGCCACGCCGCGCCGCCGGGTGTCACGTTCCGCGGCGCCCGCTTGTCCCATGGGCATGACTCACACCAAGAGCGTGCTGCTGGCAGGGGCGAGCGGGGTCTTCGGGCGCCACATCGCCGAGGAGCTCACCGCGGCGGGCCACACCGTCCTGGGTCTGGGACGGGGCGCCGGGAACGCGGTGGTGGCGGACCTGATGGACCGGGAGGGCCTGCTGCGGGCCGTGGACGGGCTGGAGGTCGACACGGTCGTGCACGCGGCCACCGCGCTCGCCAGGACGCCGATGCGGCACCGGGACATGACCGCGACCGACGCGCTGCGGGTGGCGGGGACCGCCCACCTGCTTGAGGCGGCCCGGGCGGTCGGAGCCCGGCGGGTGATCGCCGAGTCGATGGCGTTCGGCTACGGCTACCGCGACTTCGGCGACCGCGTGGTCACGGAGGAGGACGTCTTCGGCCCGACCGGCCTGGACGCGCACTCCCAGCGGCACGTGGACGCCATGCGGTACAAGGAGGAGACGGTCCTGGCGGCCGACGGGATCGAGGGCGTAGCGCTGCGGTTCGGCCTGTTCTACGGGCCCGGCGGCACCGAGGCGCTGCTGGCACCGCTGCGCAGGCGCGCGCTCCCGGCGGTCGCCGACCGGGGCCGGGTGCTGCCGTGGGTCCAGCTGCGGGACGCGGCGCGCGCGGTGGCGCTGGCGGTCGGGGGCGGGCGGCCGGGGCAGGCGTACAACATCGTGGACGACACCCCGACGGGCTTCGGCGCGCACGTGAGCGCGGTCGCCGCCGCGTTCGGCGCCCCCCGGCCGGTCGCGGTCCCGGCCTGGCTGACCCGGCCGATGCCGTACGCGCACAAGATGTTCACCACCAGCCTGCGGCTCTCCAACGCGAAGGCCGCGGCCGAGCTGGGCTGGACCCCGCGGTACGCGTCCTGCGCCGAGGGCCTCGCCGCGATGGCCGGTTGACCCCGCCCGGCCGGCCGGTTGACGGTGGATGCCCGTCACGGGCGGGTGCGGTTCGGCACGATATGCCCATGACGATCACGACTGACCCGGAGCAGGACCCCTTCACCGAGCACCGGCGGCTGCTGTTCGCCACCGCCTACCGGATGCTGGGGACGGTCACCGACGCGGAGGACGTGGTCCAGGACGCCTGGCTCACCTGGAACAGGGCGGACCGCACCGGGGTGCGCCACCCGAAGGCCTACCTGGTCCGGACGGTGACCAACCTGTCCCTGAACCGGCTGACCTCGGCGCGGGCCACGCGCGAGGAGTACGTCGGCCCGTGGCTGCCGGAACCGTTGGCGGCCTCGCCCGACATCGCGGAGGGCAGCGAGCTGGCCGAGAGCGTCTCGACGGCGATGCTGGTCGTGCTGGAGACCCTGTCCCCCGCGGAGCGCGTGGTGTTCGTGCTGCACGAGGTGTTCGGGTACGCCCACGGGGAGATAGCCGGGTTCCTGGACCGGCCGGAGGCCACGGTCCGGCAGATCTCGCACCGGGCGCGCGCCCACGTACAGGCCCGCCGGCCGCGCTTCGACACCGACGGCGCCCGGCGCCGGGAGGTCACCGCGCGGTTCATGGACGCCTGCGCCGGCGGCGACCTGAACGCCGTCATGGAGCTGCTCGCCCCCGAGGTCACGGCGTGGTCGGACGGCGGCGGCAAGGTCACCGCCTCCCACCACCCGCTGCACGGCCCCACCCAGGTGGCCCGCTGGCTGCTGCGGGTCATGGCGCAGGCGAAGACGGCGGGCGCCGCCGTCACCACGGCCGTCGTCAACGGCGAGCTCGGCGTCCTGTGCCTGCTGGCGGACGCGCCCGTGGGCGCGCTCACCTTCGACCTGGAGGACGACCTCCTGCGCAACCTCCGCTTCCAGGTCAACCCGGACAAGCTGACCGGCCTGATCCGGCCAGACTTCCCCGCACGGACGACGAAGACAGAGGACCCCCGATGACCGACACCACGTCCGACCGCCACGAACGCACCCGCACCGGTACCGGCGCCGGCGAAGCCGCGTGGACGCTGCCCCTGCTGTCGCTGGCCCCCGTCGCGGCCATCCGGCAGTTCACCGGGCATTCCCCGACATGGCTCGCCCTCGCCTGGGCGTTCTGCGCACTGTCCGCGGTCCTGCTGGCGGCGGGCTGGGTGACCACGATCCGCCGTGGACCCCGAAGAAGTCCCCGGGCGTGGGTCTGGTGCGTGCTCGCCCACGCGATATTCGCCGTGCAGGCCATCTGGCTGCTGCGGAGCTGAAGCCGCAACCGGCCGGGCCACCGGCCGGGGCCGGCAGCCGGTCGGGCCCGGTCGGGCCCGGCCCGGCCGGTGTGTCAGTCCTGCGCCGCCTCGCCCGTGCCGCGGTGGCCGAGGCCGGTGCGGGCGGTGGTGGGGATGCGGCCCAGGCGGCCGGCCTGGAAGTCGTCGAACGCCTGCTGCAGCTCGTGCTTGCTGTTCATCACGAACGGCCCGTAGTGCGCCATCGGCTCCCGGATCGGACGTCCGCCGAGCAGGACGATCTCCAGGTCCGGGGCGTTGGAGTCCTGGGCCTCGTCCGCCCGCAGGGTCAGCGAGCCGCCCTCGCCGAAGACCGCGGTCTGCCCGGTGTGGATCGGCCTGCGGTCCTCGCCGACCGAGCCGCGCCCGGCCAGTACGTACGCCAGGGCGTTGAAGTCCTCGCGCCAGGGGAGGGTGAGCCGCGCGCCGGGGGTGACCGTCGCGTGGATCATCGTGATCGGGGTGTGGGTGATGCCGGGGCCCTGGTGGCCGTCCAGCTCGCCGGCGATCACCCGGAGCAGGGCGCCGCCGTCCGGGGTGGAGAGCAGCTGGACCTGGCCGCCGCCGATGTCCTGGTAGCGCGGGGGCATCATCTTGTCGGAGGCCGGGAGGTTCACCCACAGCTGGAGGCCGTGGAAGAGCCCGCCGGACACGACGAGGGCCTCCGGCGGGGCCTCGATGTGCAGGAGGCCGGACCCGGCGGTCATCCACTGGGTGTCGCCGCCGTTGATGACTCCGCCGCCGCCGTTGCTGTCCTGGTGGACGAAGGTTCCGTCGATCAGGTAGGTGACGGTCTCGAAGCCGCGGTGGGGGTGCCAGGGGGTGCCCTTGGGCTCGCCCGGCGCGTACTCCACCTCACCCATCTGGTCCATCATGATGAACGGGTCGAGGTACTGGTAGTTGATCCCGGCGAACGCGCGTCGTACCGGGAATCCCTCGCCCTCGAAACCCCCCGGGGCGGTCGTGACGGCCAGCACCTTGCGGGCGGTCGTCGTCTCCTGGGCGGGCTCCGCGACGCGCGGGAGCGTCAACGGGTTCTCCACAGTCACTGCAGGCATGGTCGGAACCTCCTTCTGGCGTCGAGTTTAGTTGAAACCCGAACTTTCTGCCACCCGCCAGAACAGCCCGCCCTCCCGCCGCATTCCCGGCCCGGAAACACGCGTACGCCCGCCCCTGCCGCGCGGTCCGCGCGGTGGGACGGGCGTACCCGTACCGATCCTAGATCATGACGGCGATCATGGTCGGCGCCACGACGTCCACCCAGCCGTGGGGCAGGACGTCCACACACCCGCCGGGAGTGCCGGTGACCGGGCCGCAGACCCGCACGAGGCCGGCGTCACGGTTGTTGAGCACCCGGAGGGTCCCCATCTGCGGGTAGGGGAAGTAGGTGGAGCCCGGGTACATCACGAGCGACGGGCGGCCCGCCGGCCAGCTCCCGCCCTCCCCGTAGAGGCACGCCGTGCCCGCCGGGCACCCCCGCACCTGCACGGCCGCCTCGGCCCCCACCGCGCCGACCGTGGCCACCGCTCCCAGGGCGAGCGCGAGCGCCGCCCCCGCCCTGGCGATCCGGCGCACGGCTACCAGGTCGCGATCACGATGGAGTTGATCGGCGACAGGTTCTCGGGCCAGCCGTCGCCCGGGCGCATCTTGGGCAGGCAGTCGGTGCCGTTGCTGTTGCGACACAGCTTCACGGTCCAGCCGCCCGTCTGGTTGTTGTAGACGATGTGCTGGCCCTCCTGGTTGTAGAGCTTGTGCACACCCTGGGTCGTGTACCGCTGGTTCCACGGCACCGGCTCGTTCCAGTTCGTGCCCCGGTAGATGCAGACCGCGCCGGACGGGCAGCCGAAGGAGTCGGCCGCCTGCGCCGGGCCCGCCGCCAGGACCCCCGTGCCCAGCGCCAGCACCCCCGCGACCGCCGACGTCATGACCTTCGTGCGGATGGATGTACGCGTACGAGCCATCAATGCCTCCTGGTGGATGAGGCGGGGAGCCCCCCGTGTTCCAGCTCCCCGCGGCACCCACTCTCGGACGCGGCCCGCGCCGCCGCGATCCTTTCGGGCAGCGCCGAAAGGAAGCCCGTCCGCCCGTCCGCTCAGGCGCCGCTGTGCAGGAGGTCCACGCCCAGCGCCGTCGCGGAGTGCAGGACCGCCTTGCCGTCGCGGGCCGTGGTGATCAGGCCGGCCGCGCGCAGGGTGCGGGTGTGCTCCGAGACCGAGGGCAGGCTGATGTCGAGGTCCCGGGCCAGCTCGGACGTGGTCCGCTGCTGGATCAGCAGCTGGAGGACGGCTGCCCGCGTCCGCCCCAGCAGCGCGTCCAGCGCGCCGTCCGCCCGCTCCGGGGACACCAGCGGCAGCGGGGTCATCGCGGGGTAGAGGAGTACGTACGTCCCGTCCGGGTGGTCGTCCAGCAGCGGGCGGCCCGTCCAGAACGGCGAGGGCATCAGCACCAGCCCGCGCCCGCCGAGCCGGACCTCGTAGTCCGGCGGCCGGCCCACCTCGAAGACGGTGCCCGACCAGTCGGCCGCGGGGTGCGTGCTCGCCAGGCAGGCCTTGATCCCGTGGGCGGCCAGCAGCCGGGTCCGCCAGGCCACGTCCGCCTGGAAGGACTGGCGGATCCGCGGCCACTGCGGGGCGATGAGCACCTCGTACGCGGACCGGATCGCGGTGTCCAGCTGGTCCCAGGCCTCCCGGTCCTGGCTCCAGAGGGCACGCAGCCACGACGGGGAGCCGGGTGCGCGGGTGGCGGCGCGGGTCAGCCCCTCGGGGGTGAGGAAGGGCACCCGGTCCCGGATGACGGTGAGGCCCTCCTCCAGGCTGCGCGCGTACGGCTCCACGAAGTGCGGGTTGTCCCCGTCGGGCCGCAGCAGGTCGAACAGCGGCCGCACCCGGCCCGGCAGCTGCTGGGCTGCGAGGCTGCGCCAACGGCCGAAAACCGCCTGCTCGTCCGTGCGCTGCGCGGCGACGAGCGCGAGGGCCAGCTCCACGAGGGGCAGCGGCTCGCTCGCGAAGGTGACGTTGAAGAGGTCCTCGGCCTCGAAGTGCACGCGCAGCATGTCCGCCCCCGTGCCGTCGGTGGTCAGCCGTACATGCGGCGCATGGCGTAGTCGACCATCTGCTCGACCGCCTTCGCGTCGAAGACCATCCGGTGGTCGCCCTCCATGTCGAGGACGAAGCCGTAGCCGGTGGGCAGCAGGTCGATCACCTCGGCGCCGGTGATCACGAAGTACTTGGACTCCTTGCCGGCGTACCGGCGGAGCTCCTTGAGCGTGGTGAACATCGGGATGACCGGCTGCTGCGTGTTGTGCAGCGCCAGGAAGCCCGGGGTCTCGCCGCGCGGGCAGTAGACCTTCGAGGAGGCGAAGATCTGCTGGAAGTCCTCGGCGGACAGCGACCCGGTCGTGAAGGCGCGCACCGCGTCCGCGAGGGAGGGCGGCGAGGGCTCGGGGTACAGCGGCGGCGCGTAGCCCTGCTGGGGCTGCGCGTATTGCTGCTGCTGCCCTGCGCTCACGTTCTGGTCGTAGCCGTACATGGACCGAAGCCTACCGATGGCGTGGCCCGCCGGGACGACGAGTTCCGGTCAGTGGCCCTTCAGCCCCTCGACGAAGCCCGCCCATGCGGTGGCCCCGATCACCAGGACGGGCCCGTCCTGCACCTTGGAATCCCGGACCGGGACGATCCCGACCAGGCCGTCAGCGACCTCGACGCACACTCCGCCGTCGGTATTGCTGTAACTGCTCTTGCGCCAGCGCGCAGAGCTCAAGTCAACGTGTCTGTTTGCCATTTCGGAAGTCCTCTGCGGCCGCCTCGATCATGGCGAGGGACACCTCTGGCGGCAGCGCGGCAGCCCTCAAAAGATCGTACGACCTTCGGTAGCGCTTCACGATGGCCGGATCATCGATGGTGACACCGCTGTGCAGAGACTCCGTATAGACGAGCGGAGGAGCGTCACCGAAGGTCAAGATGAGGACGGTACCGGCCGACATGAAGGGATGCGCTCCAGCGTTCCACGGAAGGATCTGTGGAACGACTCGCCGCCGCCGCCCCAGGGTGGTGACGCGGTCGAGCTGGTCCGCCATCCCTTCCGGCGGAAGCACCGGCAGCCGTAGCAGCGATTCATGGAGGATCACCCAGTACTCCGCCGCCCTCTGGTCGTCCTCGAAGAGACGTGCCCGCCCCAATCGGGCGTTGACCTTCACGTCGGTCTCGTCCAAAGGCTCCAGGGGGCGTTCCGCCCGGAAGAGCGCCCGCATGTACGCCTCGGTCTGCAGTACGCCCGGAAGCACAATCGGGCACCACTCATCGATCGTTTCCGCCAGCTGCTCAGCCTCCAGAACCCTCTCGGCATACTTGGCCTGACCGATGGTCCGCGCCTTGCGCACGTCCTCGCACCGGCGCTCGAAGAACCCGTCCGCCCTCAGGACCCGGTCCACGTGCTGCGCCAGGTCCAGAGGCATGCGCCGCCGACCGTGCTCGATCTCGCTCAGGTAGCTGACCCCGTAGAAGCTGCCCTCGACGGCCTGTTGGAGCGTGAGCCCCGCCCCCTCGCGCCGCCAGCGCAACTCCTTGCCGTAGAAGGCCGGCACGCTCACCGAGCCGTCAATGTCCTTGCTCGCGGCCATCCTCGGAGCCTGCCTTCCACACTTCGCACTGTGGACTCGAAACTCTTCCCACGCTACGCCGGGGCACGCCAGCCTGTGAGCAGTTCGTCACTCCCCGCTGCGAAGGAATCCGCCATGAGCGACCACCCCCACGACCGCGAGGCGACCACGGCCCTCGAAAACCTCCGCGCCGCCCTCGCGGGCCACGGGATCACGCTCCCCTCCCTCGACCTCCAGCTCCTCTCCTACGCCGGGCGCTACAGCTCCACCCCCCTCATCACCCTCGGCAACTGCAACGCCGCCACCGCGCAGCGCCTCGCCGACGCCCTGGCCATGCCGTGACCGGCCTCACCATCCGGCTGCTCGCCACCCCCGGCGCCGTACCCCTCGCCCGCCACGCAGTGCGGGAGCATCTCGGACCCGGGGCGTCCGCCGACACGGAGCTCTGTGTGAGCGAGCTGCTCACCAACGCGCTCGCCCACCTCGGCCCCGGCACGCCCGTCACGCTGCGGATCACCGGAAGGGCAGCCCGTACGCGGGTCGAGCTCACCGACCCCGATCCGCGGGAACCCGTACTCCGGCAGGCGGCCGACACCGAGGAGTGCGGGCGGGGGCTGGCGCTGCTGGCCGCCGTGGCGCTGGAATGGGGCGTCCGGCCCGAAGGGGCCGGCGGGAAGACCGTCTGGTGTGAGCTCGAACTTGACCCTGGTCACAGTCCGACC harbors:
- a CDS encoding helix-turn-helix domain-containing protein, whose product is MLRVHFEAEDLFNVTFASEPLPLVELALALVAAQRTDEQAVFGRWRSLAAQQLPGRVRPLFDLLRPDGDNPHFVEPYARSLEEGLTVIRDRVPFLTPEGLTRAATRAPGSPSWLRALWSQDREAWDQLDTAIRSAYEVLIAPQWPRIRQSFQADVAWRTRLLAAHGIKACLASTHPAADWSGTVFEVGRPPDYEVRLGGRGLVLMPSPFWTGRPLLDDHPDGTYVLLYPAMTPLPLVSPERADGALDALLGRTRAAVLQLLIQQRTTSELARDLDISLPSVSEHTRTLRAAGLITTARDGKAVLHSATALGVDLLHSGA
- a CDS encoding SseB family protein; this translates as MYGYDQNVSAGQQQQYAQPQQGYAPPLYPEPSPPSLADAVRAFTTGSLSAEDFQQIFASSKVYCPRGETPGFLALHNTQQPVIPMFTTLKELRRYAGKESKYFVITGAEVIDLLPTGYGFVLDMEGDHRMVFDAKAVEQMVDYAMRRMYG
- a CDS encoding DUF397 domain-containing protein; amino-acid sequence: MANRHVDLSSARWRKSSYSNTDGGVCVEVADGLVGIVPVRDSKVQDGPVLVIGATAWAGFVEGLKGH
- a CDS encoding helix-turn-helix transcriptional regulator, translating into MAASKDIDGSVSVPAFYGKELRWRREGAGLTLQQAVEGSFYGVSYLSEIEHGRRRMPLDLAQHVDRVLRADGFFERRCEDVRKARTIGQAKYAERVLEAEQLAETIDEWCPIVLPGVLQTEAYMRALFRAERPLEPLDETDVKVNARLGRARLFEDDQRAAEYWVILHESLLRLPVLPPEGMADQLDRVTTLGRRRRVVPQILPWNAGAHPFMSAGTVLILTFGDAPPLVYTESLHSGVTIDDPAIVKRYRRSYDLLRAAALPPEVSLAMIEAAAEDFRNGKQTR
- a CDS encoding ATP-binding protein, translating into MTGLTIRLLATPGAVPLARHAVREHLGPGASADTELCVSELLTNALAHLGPGTPVTLRITGRAARTRVELTDPDPREPVLRQAADTEECGRGLALLAAVALEWGVRPEGAGGKTVWCELELDPGHSPTGRVAVITGG